A region of the Lysobacter sp. K5869 genome:
TGGTGATGGACATCCGCCATCCGCTTAAGGACTACGACCGCCACATGATCGCCTACGCGGTCGATCGCGGCCTGCCGGCGCACGCGCTGCTGACCAAGGCCGACAAGTTCGGCCGCGGCCAACAGCAGCAGGCCTTGATGGCGGTGCGCAAGGATCTGCAGTCGAGCTACGGCGACACGGTGAGCGTGCAGACGTTCTCGGGCGAGTCCAAGCAAGGCGTCGACGAAGCGCGGAAAGTGGTCGGCGGGTGGTTGGAGTTGGACGGCGCCTGAGCGATGCGCAGTCGCGGCGGCCGCCTGTAGGAGCGGCGTGAGCCGCGACCGCGAAACCTCGCCTACGTCGCAACCGCGATGTCGCGGTCGCGGCTTACGCCGCTCCTACAAGGGCGAACCTTCATTCGTTTCAGCCTGCGCGCAACGGCCCGCTGCTGCGCACCTCGCCGCGCGCGTCGTACACGCGCGAGGCATCCAACACCCCGTCCCCGTCGCTGTCGATCTCGCCGCCGCTCAAGCGCCCGCCGGTATAGGTATCGCGCTTGACCACGCGCCCTCGCGCGTCCAGCCACTCCACGTTCTGCAGCACGCCCTGGCGGTAGTTCTCCTGCCGCTCGGGCACGCCGTCGCCGTCGTAGTCGGCGCTGCGCGTCACCAGCAAGCCTTTCTCCAGGCGCGTGGCGGTCTCGCGCACGCCGTTGAAATCCTGGTCTTCCTCGATCGAATCGGTCAGCCCGTCGCCGTCGAAACGGGTGATCAGGTCGAAACCGCCATCGGTGTTGCGGTCGGTGTCGATGCGCACCAACCGTTCGCCCTCGTAGCTCAGGCGCTCGTCGGCAATGCCGTCGCCGTTGTAATCCACGTCCTGCGTACTGCCCGCAGGGCGCAGCGCCGCGCCGGTGGCGAGCGCGCCGGCCAGCGCGCCGATGACGAGGGCGAAGACGATTCCGGCCATGCCGAAACCGCCGGCCGCCGGCTTGCGCGCGTTCAAGGGACGGTAGAGGTTGGCGTCCTCGACATGCTCGGGCGTGCCGTCGTCGCCGTAATCCTGGTCGCGTTCGTCGTCGGACGCCGGCACCTCGGCCGCCTGCCACTCGTCGATGACCGCGCGGGCGCGCTCGACGTCCTCGTCGGCGACTTCGATCCGCACCGAACCGCCGACCGGCAACAAGCCCGCGCCGCCTTCCAGCGCGCCGCCGAACACGAACGAGCGGATGCCTTCCTGCGCGAGCAAGCCGCGCACCAGCTGCGCGTCGGCCGAATGCGCAGCCTGATAGATGATCTGCATGCGGTGAGTCTCCCTGGAGCGGAGTATGCCCCAGGGCGCCGACCGTCGAGCGGCGGTCAGACGGTCGCTCGCGCCGCGTAGGCGCCGTGTCCCGGCAGGATCAAACGGCCGCCTTCGACCCGGCCCGAGGGCAGGCCGTGGCCGCGCTCGGCGATCCAGTCGGCGCGTTCGCCCAACGCCAGCGACGCCTCGCCGGGGCCGAGGTTGAACGCCATCAGCACCGCATCATTGCCGTCGCCGCGCACGAACGCGATCACCGGCTCGGCGCTGGGCAGGAACGCGATGGCGCCGTCGAGCAGCGCGCGATGGCGCTTGCGCCAGCCGAGGAAGGCGCGGAAGCCGTTGAGCGGCGAGGCCGGATCGTCCTGCTGCGCGGCGATGTTGAGCGCGCGGTGTTCGGCCGGAATCGGCAGCCACGGCTGGCCGCGGCTGAAACCGGCGCCGTCGCTGTCGTCCCACGGCAGCGGCGTGCGGCAACCGTCGCGGCCCTTGAAGTTCGGCCAGAAGGTCTTGCCGTAAGGATCTTGCAGCGCCTCGAACGGCACGTCGGCCTCGGGCAGGCCGAGTTCCTCGCCCTGATACACGCACACCGAGCCGCGCAGCGAACACGCCAGCGCGCTGACCAGAGTGGCGAAGTGCTTCGGCGCCTCGCCCCGGCCCCAGCGCGTGACCACGCGCTGCACGTCGTGATTGGAGATCGCCCAGCACGGCCAGCCTTCGCGCATGGTCGCCTCGACCCGCTGCACCGTGCCGCGGATGTGCTCGACGTTGTAGTCCTCGGTCAGCAGCTCGAAGCTGTAGCCCATGTGCAGGCGGCCGGCGCGGGTGTACTCGTCCATGGTCGCCAGCGAGTCTTCCGAGGAAATCTCGCCCAGCGCCACCGCGCCCGGGTAGCGGTCGAGCAGCGCGCGCAGTTCGCCGAGGAACGCGAGGTTCTCGGGCTGCGTGTTGTTGTAGTGGTGGTACTGGAACGCGTACGGATTGTCCGGGCTGAAACCGCGGCCCACCCGCTGCGCCGCCGGCTTGGGCGGGTTGTCGCGCAGCCGCGCGTCGTGGAAGCAGAAATTGATCGCGTCCAGGCGCAGGCCGTCGACGCCGCGTTCGAGCCAGAAGCGCACGTTGTCGAGCACCGCCGCGCGCACCGCCGGATGATGGAAATTCAGATCCGGCTGGGCCGAGAGGAAGTTGTGCAGGTAGTACTGCTGCCGGCGCGGTTCCCAGCGCCAGGCGACGCCGCCGAACAGCGACATCCAGTTGTTCGGCGCGGTGCCGTCCTCGCGCGCGTCGGCCCACACGTACCAGTCGGAATACTCGTTGTCGCGGCTTTCGCGGCTGCGCTTGAACCACTCGTGTTCGTTGGAGGTGTGGCTGAGCACCTGATCGATCATCACCTTCAGGCCCAGCGCGTGCGCCTTGGCCAGCAAGCGGTCGAAGTCTTCGAGCCGGCCGAACAGCGGATCGACCGCGCGGTAGTCGGCGATGTCGTAGCCGAAATCGGCCATCGGCGATTTGAAGAACGGCGAGATCCAGATCGCGTCCACGCCGAGGTCGGCGATGTAGCCGAGCTTGTCGACGATGCCGGGCAAATCGCCGACGCCGTCGCCGTCGAGGTCGCGGAAGCTGCGCGGATAGACCTGATAGATCACCGCGCCGCGCCACCACGAGGGGTCGCGTTGTACGGGCTGGGAAGAAACGACGGCGGACACGTGCGACCCCTGTGTTTGATAGTGCGGCGCGCGACGGCGCTGCGTCGCCGCGATGCGCGCCAGCTTACCGCCGCCGTCGCCGGCGGCCGCCGCGGGTGCATACGTATTCATGGCGAAAGCGGGGCCGGAACTGCGACATGAATGCGACTGCCTCCCATGAATACGTATGCAGAACCCGCTGCAACGCGTTGGGCATGCCTAACATGCGCTCGGACCGCGGCCCCGACGCCGCGGCGGACGCAGCGCGCCGGCAGTGCGCGCGCGGCCACAGAACACAACGCTTCTGGAGGGGAGCTCATGTCGCATTCCAAGCCGGCCGCACGCAGGCCGAAGCAACTCGACCGTCATCTGCTGACGCTGGCGCTGGCCGCGCTGGGCCTGTCCGGCTTCGCGCCGGCCTGGGCCGCCGACGCGCCCGCGCCGCAGGAGGCCGCGCCCGCGGCCGCGCCGCAGACCGCGCACGAACTCGACGCGGTGCAAGTCACCGGCAACCGCCGCGTGCAGTCGATCCAGAAATACGCCGGCACCATCCAGTCCTTCAGCGGCGAGGACATCGCCAAGCTCGGCATCAACACCGACTTCCGCAACCTGCAGGCGGTGGTGCCGGGCCTGCAGATCACCAAGCAGGAAGGCAAGTACGAAATCTTCCTGCGCGGCATCGGCGCGGCCGACTCGGACTTCTCCTCCGACCCGTCGGTGGCGACCTACTACAACGGCATCTACCTGCCGCGTCCGCGCTCGATCGGCCCGATGTTCTTCGACGTCGACCGCATCGAGGTCAACAAGGGCCCGCAGGGCACGGTGCGCGGCCGCAACGCCACCGGCGGCTCGATCAACGTGATCTCCAAGCGCCCCGAGCTGGGCGTGACCAGCGGCGGCCTCAAGGTCGGCGCCGGCAACTACGACTACACCAACGCCGAGGGCGTGCTGAACCTGCCGATCGGCGAGACCTTCGCCCTGCGCGCGGCGCTGTTCGACGAGGAGCGCTCGTCCTACATCAGCAACGGCTATCCCAAGTCGCTGTTCTCCGCCGAAGGCCCGGGCGCGCTCGACAATCAGGCCGCGCGCCTGTCGGCGCTGTGGGAGCCCAACGACAAGTTCTCCGCCTACGTGATGCTGGACAAGGTCACCGAGCGCGGCACCGGCGATCCGGGGCTGTTCGCCGAGCGCGGGCTGGCCGCGGGCTACGACATCAAGGACTTGAACGACCCGTTCAAGCAGTACTTCCGCACCCAGGGCAAGACCACCAACGACATCGAAGGCATCGCGGCGACCTTCACCTACGCGTTCAACGACGCGGTCTCGGTGGAGTTCAACACGTCCTACCGCAAGTACGACTTCTACAACCGCAACGCCTCGCGCGAGTGGCAGCTCGGCCCGGTGTATCCGGGGTCGGACCGCGAAGCCTATTTCAACCCCGAGCGCTTGAAGTGGTACGACACCTTCTATCAGGCCGATAAGTCGTCCTCGCGCATCAACGAACTGCGCTTCTTCGGCGATACCGGCAAGCTGATCTGGTCGGCGGGCCTGTTCAATTACCAGGAGAAGTACGACTACGTGTCCTGGGACGTCGGCAACGGCTACTTCGGCGATTGCGACTGGTGGCGGCCGGGCACGGTCTGCGGCTACCAGGACGGCCTCGGCGGCGAGAACCGCGGCGACAACTCCAAGGTCGAGTCCAACGCGGTCTACGGCGATTTCAGCTTCGCCGCGACCGATTCGCTGCGCCTGATCGGCGGCATCCGCTACACCCGCGACAAGAAGATCGCGCGCGAATCCAACGTCAAATACCAGTTCATCATTCCGGAAGAACTGTTCCAGCAGTTCACCGGCCAGCCGATCAACACCGCGACCAATCCCTACACCACCGGCTTGATCCTGGGCTCGCCGGGCTTCCAGCTGGCCGGCCCGGGCCGTCGCCGCGGCGGCGATCCGAGCATCTGCACCGGCTGGTCGCCGGCCGAACTCAAGTGCGGTCCGGGCGGCAACACGCTCGACTACTTCCTCGGCGGCTTCCAGAACTTCGGCGCCAACGACAACTGGGCGCAGTTCCTGCAGAAGAACCGCGACCAGATCCAGGTGATCGCGCGCTCGGACTTCCCCGGCGGCCGCAGCGAAGACGTCTACAAGGACAGCTACGTCGACTGGCGCCTCGGCTTCGAATACGACCTCAGCGCGAAGGTGATGCTGTACGGCACCGTCTCCACCGGCACCCGCGCCGGCGGCATCAACCGGCCGCTGGCGCTCAACGACGGCAGCGCGCTGGCGCCGAGCTTCGCGCCGGAAGAGCTGACCGCGTACGAAGCCGGCATCAAGGGCGACTACGTCTGGGGCGAGACCCCGGTGCGCTTGAACGCGTCGGTGTTCTACTACGACTACAAAGACAAGGTGCTGCAGAACCTGATCGACGTGCCGGCGCCGACGCCGACCAATCCCAACGCGACCAGCCGGCAGGTGTTCAACGACAACGCCGCCAACGCGAGCGTGCTGGGCCTGGAGTTGGAAGGTCGGGTCGGCCTGCCGCACGGCTTCGACATCGGCTACAACTTCACCTACCTCGACGCCACTTTCGACGACTCGAACGTGCTCGACACCCGCTCCGGCGGCCTCGGCCTGATCGTGCCGCTGGACGGCAACCGCCTGCCGAACACGTCGAAGTACAACGCCAACGTCAGCCTGTCGCAGACCATCGACATCGGCCGCGGCGCGCTGAACTCGTTCGACTGGACGATCAACCTGACCTACCGCTCCGACTACTACCTGACCGCGTTCAACAGCCGCGGCTTCGGGCTGGACGCGAACGGCAAGGTGATCGAGATCCCGCTCAAGGACATGCCGTTCAACAACGGCTCCAACCCGGCCGCCGGCGGCGGTCCGGCCAACGGGCTGGCGATGCGCGACGACGTGGACGGCTTCTTCACCGTCAACGTCTCCGCCGGCCTGAACTTCGGCAGCGAGAACCAGTTCCGCGTCGACGGCTTCGTGTCCAACCTCACCGACGAGGTGTATTCGGGCAAGGGCTTCGTCAACAACTCGACCAACATCCGCTACTTGAATACGCCGCGGATGTACGGGATCCGTTTCGCTTCGCAGTTCTGACCGCCGCGCGGCCCCGTCTTCGGTGAGAAGCGGGGCCGCCGCCGTTATCGCCCTTGAGGCCGCGCGGCGGCGGGCGCGCCGTTCCGCGGCCGCCTCGCCGGTCCGCCGCGCGCGCTTCGTGCCAGACTCCTCGCCATGACCGATCGTCCCGATGCGCCGACCCGCAAGCCGCAGCTGTCGTTCTGGCAGATCTGGAACATGTGCTTCGGCTTCCTCGGCATCCAGTTCGGCTTCGCCCTGCAGAACGCCAACGTCAGCCGCATCTTCCAGACGCTGGGCGCGCCGATCGACGACATCCCGATGCTGTGGATCGCGGCGCCTTTGACCGGGCTGATCGTGCAACCCATCGTGGGCTATCTCTCCGACCGAACCTGGACCGGGCTCGGCCGGCGCCGGCCTTACTTTTTGGTCGGCGCGGTCCTGGCCACGCTGGCGCTGATCGCGATGCCGAACTCGCCGACGCTGTGGATCGCCGCCGGCCTGCTGTGGATGCTCGACGCTTCGATCAACGTGTCGATGGAGCCGTTCCGCGCCTTCGTCGGCGACCAACTGCCGCAGCAGCAGCGGCCCGCCGGCTACGCGATGCAGAGTTTCTTCATCGGCGTGGGCTCGGTGGTGGCGAGCCTGTTGCCGTATTTGCTCGCGCACTTCGGAGTCGGCAACACCGCGGCCGCGGGCGAAGTGCCCGACACGGTGCGCTATTCCTTTTATTTCGGCGGCGCGGTGCTGTTGCTGTCGGTCGGCTGGACCGTGCTGCGCACCCGCGAGTATCCGCCGCAGCAGCTGCACGCCTTCGACGAAGCGCCGGCCATCGAACCGCCGCGCGAGCGCGACCGGGTGCGCTGCCTGCTGTTCGGCGCGTCGTGGATGGTGGTCGGCGGCATCTGCGCGACCGCGATCTCGATGCTGCGGCTCGACCGCCAGTTGTACGTGCTCGCCGCGCTGATCGCCGCGTTCGGCCTGGCGCAGGCCGCGCGCGGCATCGCCCGCGACGGCGGCGGCTTCGCCACGGTGATGGACGACCTGGGCGCGATGCCGGCGGCGATGACGCGGCTGGCCGTGGTCCAGTTCTTCTCCTGGTTCGCCCTGTTCGCGATGTGGATCTACACCACGCCGGCGGTCACCCAGCTGCATTACCACACCAGCGACACCGCGTCGGCCGCCTACAACGAAGGCGCCAACTGGGTCGGCGTGCTGTTCGCCGCCTACAACGGCTTCGCCGCGCTCGCGGCCATCGCGATCGCGCCGATGGCGCGGCGCTGGGGGCTGCGCCGCAGCCACGTGTTCAACCTCGCGCTCGGCGGCGCCGGTTTGTTGTCGGTGGCGCTGGTCCGCGATCCGCAGATGCTGCTGCTGTCGATGGTCGGCATCGGTTTCGCCTGGGCTTCGATCCTGTCGCTGCCGTACGCGATGCTGTCGGACTCGGTGCCGGCGGCGAAGATGGGCGTGTTCATGGGCATCTTCAATTTCTTCATCGTCATTCCGCAGCTGGTCGCGGCGAGCTTGCTCGGCTTCCTGGTCAAGCACGCGTTCGGCGGTCATCCGGCGGCGGCGCTGAGCATCGGCGGCATCAGCCTGTTCGTCGCCGGCGCCTGCACGCTGTGGGTGCGCGAGCCCGGCGCGGAGGCGCGCGCATGAGGGCGCTGGCGCTGGCCGCGCTGAGCCTCGCGCTGGCCGCGTGCGCGCACGGCGGCGCGCGCGAGGCAGCGCCGCGCGAGTACTACGGCACGCTGGAACCGATGGCGAGCGACGCGGTGTACTTCGTCGTCACCGACCGCTTCGTCAACGGCGACATCGGCAACGATCAGCGCGATCAGGGCGGGCCCGATCCCGATACGCGCAGCTTCGACCGTCCCGTGCCCGGCGGCCCGCCGGGCGAGAGCGACAACATCGGTTACCTGGGCGGCGACTTCAAAGGCCTGCTCGACAACGCCGACTACATTCGCGACATGGGCTTCGGCGCGGTCTGGCTGACGCCCATCGTCGACAACCCCGATCAGGCTTTCACCGGCGGCGACGCGGTGACTTGGGGCGGCGCGTTCCAGGACCGCGGAAAGACCGGCTATCACGGTTACTGGGGCGTGGACTTCTACCGCCTCGACGAGCACCTGCCGAGCCCAGGCCTGGATTTCGCCGGGCTGACGCGCGGGTTGAAACAGCACGGGCTCAAGACCGTGCTCGACATCGTCGCCAATCACGGCTCGCCCTCGTTCACGATGCGCAAGCCGCAGCCGAAGTTCGGCAAGATCTATCGCGACGGCGTGCTGGTCGCCGATCACCAGAACCTGCCGCCGGAAAAGCTCGACCCGGCGCATAACCCCTTGCACCGGTTCTTCCACTCCGAACGCGATCTGGTGCAGCTTTCGAACATCGACGACACCCATCCGGCGGTGATGGACTACTTCGTCGGCGCGTATTCGCAATGGATCGATCAGGGCGCCGACGCGTTCCGCATCGACACCATCCGGCATATGCCGCTGGCGTTCTGGCAACAGTTCGCCGCGCGCATCCGCGCCAAGCGGCCGGGTTTCTTCATGTTCGGCGAGGCCTTCGACTACAAGGCCGAGAACATCGCGCCGTTCACCTGGGCCGAAAACGGCGGCGTCAGCGTGCTGGATTTTCCGCTCAAGGAACGCTTGGCCGAGGCGTTCGGCAAGCCGCGCGCCGATTACGCGCGGGTCGGCGAACGCTTGTATCTGCAGGACGGGCCGTACGCCAATCCGTACGAGCTGATGACCTTCTACGACAACCACGACATGCCGCGGTTGGACGCCAGCGACGAAGGCTTCATCGACGCCCACAACTGGCTGTTCACCGCGCGCGGGATTCCGGTGATCTATTACGGCTCCGAAGTCGGGTTCCAGCGCGGCCGCGCCGAGCATGCGGGCAACCGCAACTACTTCGGGCAGGAGCGCGTCGACGCGGCGCGCGCGCATCCGATCCGCGCCGCGCTCAAGCGCATCGCGGCGGTGCGCAAGGCCTCGCCGGCGTTGCAGCGCGGCTTGCAGGTGAACGTGCTGTTGCAGGGCGATCGCGCGGCGTTCTACCGGGTCTACGCGCACGGCGGCGTGTCGCAGATCGCGTTGGTGCTGCTCAATAAGGGCGGCGCCGCGGCGGAGTTCGCGGTGAGCGAGCATCTGCAAGCCGGGCGTTGGCGCGCGGCGCTGGGCGGCGGCGAGATCGCGGTGGGCGAGGGCGGTACGTTGCGCGCTTCGGTGCCGGCGCATGGGGTCGAGGTGTATCTGCTCGACGCGCCGGTGCGGCGCGCGGACCTGATCGCCGCCTTGGACCAGGCGATGGCGCACGCCCGCAAGCGCTGAGCGTGGTTTCGATGGCTCCCGGTAGGAGCGGCGCGAGCCGCGACCAACCGAAGCCCCGTAGCCCCGCCGAACCTACCCAAAACCCCAATCCCCCAACCCGTCATTCCGGCGAAAGCCGGAATCCATTTTGCTGTTGCATTTGCCTCTAGTGTCTCAGCGGAGAAGCAAAGTCAAAATGGATTCCGGCTTTCGCCGGAATGACGGTGTGGGAGAGTTCCGGCTTTTACCCGGATGAAGAGGTGGGAAGATTCCGGCTCTCACCCGGATGACGGGATTCCAGCCTCCGACGAAACAACGGCTCAAAAACGCGCCGCGACTCGCCTCAACCGCCGCAGGACTTGCGCACCACCAAGGTCGTCGGCAACCGCTGGCTCTGCGCCTGCTCGCCGCGAATCAGCGCCATCAACGCGTCCACCAACAACTCGCCGGCCTGCTTGGTGTCCTGAAACACCGTCGTCAGCGGCGGATGCGCGAAGCGCGCCATCGGCAGATCGTCGAAGCCGATCACCGACACGTCCTCGGGCACGCGCAGGCCGCGTTCGGTCAGCGCGCGCATCGCGCCGATGGCGATCAGGTCGCTGGCGGCGAACACCGCGTCGAACGGCAATCCGCGCGCGAGCAGTGCCAGCGCGGCGGCGTGGCCGGCGTCCTCGGAACTTTCCGCGTCGACTTGCAGAGCGCGGTCCAACGCCGAACCGGCTTCGTCCAGCGCCTGTTCGCAGCCGAGGAAACGGTCGAGAAATTCGGGGTAGTGGCTGGAGGCATCGCCGAGAAACGCCACCCGCCGACGACCCAGCGCGACCAGATGCGCGCCCGCCTGCCGTCCGCCGCCGAAGTTCTCGCAACCGATCGACAGCCCCGGCTGATCCGGCAGCACCGCGCCCCAGCGCACGAAGCGGGTGCCCTGCTCGACCAGCCGCTGCAGCTTGCCCTGATACGCCAGATAGTCGCCGTAGCCGAGCAGGATCAGGCCGTCGGCTTTCATGCTGTCTTCGTAATCGGCGGCCCAGTCGTCGGAGAGCTGCTGGAACGAGATCAGCAGGTCCTGGCCGTGGCGCGCGCAGGCGCGGGTGATCGAGCCGAGCATGGACAGGAAGAACGGGTTGATGTGCGACTCGTCCGGGGTTGGATCCTCGAACAGCAGCAGCGCCAGCGTGCCCGAGCGCTGTCGGCGCAGGCTGGACGCGTGGCGGTCGACCTTGTAGTTGAGCTCGCGCACCACCGCCTCGACCCGCTTGCGCGTTTCGGCGTTGACCAGCGGGCTGCCGCTGAGCACGCGCGACACCGTGGCCTGGGAGACGCCGGCCAGGTGGGCGATGTCGACCGAGGTGGCTTTGGATTTCTTGCGCATGGGGGGAGTGTAGCGGGGGGAATGGAGCGGGGGAGGAAGAGCGAGGTTGGGGAACTGGGGATCGCCGCGGTGGTGAGGTTCGACCAGTCGCCCAGACCTATCGCCGCCATCGCTCCACCCCAGACGGACCCACGGTTCCCCAACCCCGCCTCACCTCCCCCGCTTCATTCCCCCTGCTCCAGCCGCGGATCCATCCAGCCGCGCAACGCATCCACCACCACATTGATCGCCACGATCAGCGCGCCGATCACCAGCACCACGCCCAGCACCAAGGTGTAATCGCGGTTCAGCGCGCCCTGCACGAAGTAGCGGCCCATGCCGGGAATGCCGAACACCTGTTCGACCACGGCCGAGCCGGTGACCACGTTGATCAGCGCCGGCGACAGCCACGCCGCCACCGGCAGCAGCGCGGGTTTGAGCGCGTGCGCGAACAGCAGGCGGGTGTCGGACAGGCCGCGGGCGCGGGCGGCGCGTAGGTAGTCGGCGCAGAGCGTTTCCAGCAGCGAGGCGCGGGTCAGCCGCGCGCAGTAGGCGATGTTGGGCAGGGCCAGGGCGATCACCGGCAGCACCGCGTTGTCCCATTCGCCCCAGCCGCCGGCGGGCAGCCAGTGCAGGGTCACCGCGAACAACAGCACCAGCAGCGGCGCGACCACGAACTTCGGTACGGCCAGACCCAGGCCGGCGAGGAACATCAACGCGCGGTCGGTCCAGCCGCCGGCGCGCAGCGCGGCCCAGACGCCCAGGGCGACGCCGAACAGCAAGGCCAGCAGCAGGGCGAGGCCGCCGTTGAGCGCCGACACCGGCAGCGCGTTGGCGATGAGTTGGTTGACGGTGTAATCGGGGTATTGGAACGAGGGGCCGAGATCGCCGCGCAGCGCGTCGCCGAGCCAGCCCAGGTATTGCATGAGCAGCGGTTGGTCGAGCCGGTATTGCGCGTCGAGCACCGCCTGCACTTCCGGCGGCGCGGCTTTCTCGCTGTCGAACGGGCCGCCCGGCGCGGCGCGCAGCAGTGCGAAGCACAGCGTGCCGAGCAGCCACAAGGTGATCGCGGCTTCCAGCAGGCGGCCGCCGAAGCGCAACAGGCGCGCAGGCGCGCGCATCAGACCTGCACGCCGAACAGATGGCCGACCGCGGTCGCCGCCGCCATCGCCATCGCGCCCCAGAACATCACCCGCAGCGCGCCGCGCCCGACCGGCGCGCCGCCGGCCCAGGCGGCGAGCGCGCCGGAGATCGACAGCGCCACCAGCGTCGTCGCGACCGCGATGGGCTGCAGATGCTCGTGCGGCGCCAGCAGCACCGCGGCGATCGGCAAGGCGGCGCCGCTGACGAAGGCGCCGGCCGAGGCCGCCGCCGCTTGCACCGGCCGCGCGCGCAAGGTGTCGGTGATGCCGAGTTCGTCGCGCGCATGGCTGGCGAGCGCGTCGTGTTCGGTGAGTTGGCGCGCGACTTCGTGCGCCAGCTCCGGGGTCAGCCCGCGCTGCACGTAGATGTGCGCGAGTTCGTCGAGCTCGGCGCGCGGGTTCTCGGCCAGTTCGCGCTTTTCCACCGCGATGTCGGCGCGTTCGGTGTCGGCTTGCGAGCGCACCGAGACGTACTCGCCCGCGGCCATCGACATCGCGCCGGCCACGGTGCCGGCGATGCCCGAGGTCAAGATCGTCGCCGCGTCCGCGCCGCTGGCGGCGACGCCGACGACGAGGCCGGCGACCGAGACGATGCCGTCGTTGGCGCCGAGCACCGCCGCGCGCAACCAGCCCACGCGCTCGGAGCGGTGCGCTTCGGGATGGCGGCTGCGCGCGTGCGCTTTCGGCTTGGCGGAACCCGTTTTGACCGGAGGCGCGTTCATGGCGTCAGGCTCAACCAGCGGCTGGCGTGGCGGTCCAGCGCATTGGGCTCGAACCCGCGCACGCGCCGCGACACCAAGTGTTTGGAGGTATAGAAATACAAGGGAATCGCGGCGTTGTCGTTGAGCAGGCGCTGTTCGGCCGCGCGCAGCCAGGCGTTGCGCGCGTCCTGCGTGGCCGCGGCGTCGGCGCGGGCGAGGCGCTCGCGGTAGCCGGCGTCGTCGTAGCCCAGCCAGTTGAGCGGGCCGTCGTTGGCGAACGCGGCGAGGAAGTTGCGCGCGTCGGGCAGGTCGCCGATCCAGCCGCCGCGGAACACCTGGGTGATCGCGCGCTGCTTGCGGTTCTGCACGAACACCTTCCATTCCTCGTTGCGCAGGCGCACCTGCACGCCGAGGGTTTGCCGCCACATCGCCGCCACCGCCAGCGACAGGCGCCGGTGCGGGGTCGAGGTGTTGTAGCGCAGTTCCAGCACGAGCGGGTTGGCGTCGGAATAGCCCGCGTGACGGTACAGCGCCCGCGCATGCGCTTCGCGCTGCGCCTGCGTCCACGCCGACCACGGCATCGCCGCGGGCGAGTAACCGGCGATGCCCGGCGGCACGATCCCGTAAGCCGGCGTTTCGCCCAGACCGGTGACGTAGCGGGTGAGCTTGTCGCGGTCGATCGCCATCGTCAGCGCGCGCCGCAGCGCCAGCGCCCGCTCGCGG
Encoded here:
- a CDS encoding alpha-amylase family glycosyl hydrolase, producing the protein MRALALAALSLALAACAHGGAREAAPREYYGTLEPMASDAVYFVVTDRFVNGDIGNDQRDQGGPDPDTRSFDRPVPGGPPGESDNIGYLGGDFKGLLDNADYIRDMGFGAVWLTPIVDNPDQAFTGGDAVTWGGAFQDRGKTGYHGYWGVDFYRLDEHLPSPGLDFAGLTRGLKQHGLKTVLDIVANHGSPSFTMRKPQPKFGKIYRDGVLVADHQNLPPEKLDPAHNPLHRFFHSERDLVQLSNIDDTHPAVMDYFVGAYSQWIDQGADAFRIDTIRHMPLAFWQQFAARIRAKRPGFFMFGEAFDYKAENIAPFTWAENGGVSVLDFPLKERLAEAFGKPRADYARVGERLYLQDGPYANPYELMTFYDNHDMPRLDASDEGFIDAHNWLFTARGIPVIYYGSEVGFQRGRAEHAGNRNYFGQERVDAARAHPIRAALKRIAAVRKASPALQRGLQVNVLLQGDRAAFYRVYAHGGVSQIALVLLNKGGAAAEFAVSEHLQAGRWRAALGGGEIAVGEGGTLRASVPAHGVEVYLLDAPVRRADLIAALDQAMAHARKR
- a CDS encoding LacI family DNA-binding transcriptional regulator, with translation MRKKSKATSVDIAHLAGVSQATVSRVLSGSPLVNAETRKRVEAVVRELNYKVDRHASSLRRQRSGTLALLLFEDPTPDESHINPFFLSMLGSITRACARHGQDLLISFQQLSDDWAADYEDSMKADGLILLGYGDYLAYQGKLQRLVEQGTRFVRWGAVLPDQPGLSIGCENFGGGRQAGAHLVALGRRRVAFLGDASSHYPEFLDRFLGCEQALDEAGSALDRALQVDAESSEDAGHAAALALLARGLPFDAVFAASDLIAIGAMRALTERGLRVPEDVSVIGFDDLPMARFAHPPLTTVFQDTKQAGELLVDALMALIRGEQAQSQRLPTTLVVRKSCGG
- a CDS encoding ABC transporter permease subunit; translated protein: MRAPARLLRFGGRLLEAAITLWLLGTLCFALLRAAPGGPFDSEKAAPPEVQAVLDAQYRLDQPLLMQYLGWLGDALRGDLGPSFQYPDYTVNQLIANALPVSALNGGLALLLALLFGVALGVWAALRAGGWTDRALMFLAGLGLAVPKFVVAPLLVLLFAVTLHWLPAGGWGEWDNAVLPVIALALPNIAYCARLTRASLLETLCADYLRAARARGLSDTRLLFAHALKPALLPVAAWLSPALINVVTGSAVVEQVFGIPGMGRYFVQGALNRDYTLVLGVVLVIGALIVAINVVVDALRGWMDPRLEQGE
- a CDS encoding VIT family protein — encoded protein: MNAPPVKTGSAKPKAHARSRHPEAHRSERVGWLRAAVLGANDGIVSVAGLVVGVAASGADAATILTSGIAGTVAGAMSMAAGEYVSVRSQADTERADIAVEKRELAENPRAELDELAHIYVQRGLTPELAHEVARQLTEHDALASHARDELGITDTLRARPVQAAAASAGAFVSGAALPIAAVLLAPHEHLQPIAVATTLVALSISGALAAWAGGAPVGRGALRVMFWGAMAMAAATAVGHLFGVQV